Proteins co-encoded in one Cytophaga hutchinsonii ATCC 33406 genomic window:
- a CDS encoding chemotaxis protein CheB, whose translation MDIKSDNTHYIVGIGASAGGLEAYNDFFDNAPENSRLSYILVQHLSPDYKSLLVDLLSRHTHMKIYEARNEMEIRPNCIYVIPPGKNLTVGEDKLIIHEKDSLDKGPNTSIDTFFYSLADKYGDRAIAIVLSGTGTDGSRGIEAIKDAEGLVIVQDPQLAKFDGMPRSSIATGRADLILPTSKMHVEIINYINELPVVSLIENEIDQGVLNKVLHVLHKQTGCDFQQYKMPTILRRLTRRLAFLKISTVEDYLHYIIEHTQEGKIFCKDLLIGVTKFFRDKEAFDSLREKVLIPLIDSKHDFETIKVWVSACSTGEEVYSIAILLHDLIQQRNRNLEVKIFGTDLDASHIEKASKAEYPEFINKEIPLEYLSRYFTKRDNVYTVIPEIRKQIVFARHNLITDPPFIKNDLVSCRNMLIYVNNQLQKIILSKFSFGLNKNGYLFLGPSESISTNKDAFVEMDRKWKLYSKADTEGKSTYPGRYEDRFAFHTNIKKGKTTAVGMAESKALSEAVHQTILEDFAVVGFYLDRHYIIHDTIGNYKKYLVFPEEGLKFNLLKMLPDAVSIPLNTALIKAWKNNETVLLNNLHYELNGQFISLVISVRPDKEVQGNTLVMFNSTPHMFDIGDNNEHMEDGPNKELLTKLKRELKESKFNLQTAIEELETTNEELQSSNEELLSSNEELQSSNEELQSLNEELHTLNTEHQLRIQELLDLNDDLNNYFRCSDIGQVIVDKDMLIRKFNPAAAGLINIIESDVSRSITHLTTNFRYDNFERDIKQALFENKIIEKELNLENGVTLLVRIYSYIRKNNIIDGALISFIDISGFKKLNSIINGVFDSSKSSILALSASRNRSGEISELFSITSNSVANELFGKNLSEEHVPFSAVSMHLYELIYKDLVRVVETGNSFVTELGLNDKWFDVSAVKMMDGLALTLNDISDRKMMEDQLRKSYGELFAAKENLKTLNYNLETRVAERTRELATSEERFRLVSTVTNDVVVDWNFMNNSIWLSDNYERLLGYKKDTFELTRKFWLSNIHPEDRDRINKAVNAYINTSQTHWELEYRYQHADGSYKLINDRGYLMLDEHGTPYRMLSSMLDITEIRDTKKDLKESEMRLSLALDASNMAAWHIDMDTRHIAYSDTLAVIFGYPKDTTLVWSDLVAQIYPEDMHLYQTARQQMETTGLYEYEIRIVWPDNSIKWIKTIGKMLLDSDGSQRRMIGITRDITKDKEASLQLEQMVVKRTAELRKKNEDLSQQNEFIETIFDASVNSIAVVNKDLVITSVNKACEDIFLIRREAAIGQKYTDVFSQSEAVFDYENILSVFSGQSLHNSVLINRGPETKYLDNYFIPLAYNNMVYGALIISHDITEINAANQKLSQINNQLIKSNSDLEQFAYIASHDLQEPLRKIRVFISLLNQKRAKDDVDTYLQKIAASAERMSSLIKNVLDFSRLSYDHNAMTDIDLNSTISYLLVDFELIIKEKGAVVHVGKLPHINGIAHQISQLFSNLLSNSLKFCVQKPLISIEAIQLTNKQVRTFEQLDPSRKYIVISFKDNGIGFEQKYADKIFGFFYRMAQTEINYKGNGIGLALCKKIVENHGGLINVESEIDKGTTFRIILPLF comes from the coding sequence ATGGATATAAAATCAGACAATACACATTACATAGTTGGTATCGGGGCTTCGGCAGGAGGTCTGGAAGCGTATAACGATTTTTTTGACAACGCGCCTGAAAACAGCCGGCTTTCGTATATTCTTGTACAGCATTTATCACCGGATTATAAAAGTCTGCTGGTAGATCTGCTGTCGCGCCACACGCACATGAAAATATACGAGGCCAGGAATGAAATGGAGATCCGGCCGAATTGTATCTATGTTATTCCGCCGGGCAAAAATCTTACGGTAGGTGAAGACAAGCTGATCATCCATGAAAAGGACAGTCTGGATAAAGGCCCGAACACGTCTATTGATACATTCTTTTATTCCCTTGCCGATAAGTACGGCGACCGTGCCATTGCCATTGTATTGTCTGGCACCGGTACCGATGGTTCCCGCGGGATAGAAGCCATTAAGGATGCCGAAGGGCTTGTGATCGTGCAGGACCCGCAGCTGGCTAAGTTTGACGGCATGCCGCGCAGCAGCATTGCAACCGGGCGTGCGGACCTGATCCTGCCTACTTCGAAGATGCACGTAGAGATTATTAATTATATCAATGAGCTGCCGGTTGTGAGCCTTATTGAAAATGAGATCGACCAGGGAGTGTTGAACAAAGTGCTGCATGTATTGCATAAGCAGACAGGATGTGATTTTCAGCAGTACAAGATGCCGACAATCCTTCGAAGGTTAACCCGCCGCCTGGCCTTCCTGAAAATATCTACCGTAGAAGATTATCTGCACTACATCATAGAGCATACACAGGAAGGGAAAATATTTTGTAAGGACCTGCTGATCGGTGTTACAAAGTTCTTCCGGGATAAAGAGGCATTTGACAGCCTGCGTGAAAAAGTGCTGATTCCGCTGATTGATTCAAAACATGATTTTGAAACCATAAAAGTTTGGGTGAGTGCCTGCAGTACAGGAGAAGAGGTATACTCCATTGCAATCCTGCTGCATGATCTTATCCAGCAGCGCAACCGCAACCTGGAAGTAAAGATTTTCGGCACCGATCTGGATGCTTCCCATATTGAAAAGGCTTCCAAAGCCGAATATCCGGAATTTATTAATAAGGAAATTCCGCTGGAATACCTGAGCCGGTATTTCACAAAAAGAGATAATGTCTATACAGTCATTCCTGAGATCCGCAAACAGATCGTATTTGCCCGGCATAATCTCATTACCGATCCGCCGTTTATTAAGAACGACCTGGTAAGCTGCCGGAACATGCTGATCTATGTAAATAACCAGCTGCAGAAGATCATTTTATCGAAGTTCAGTTTCGGGCTGAACAAGAACGGCTACCTGTTCCTGGGGCCGAGTGAAAGTATTTCTACCAATAAGGATGCTTTTGTGGAGATGGACCGCAAATGGAAACTGTACAGCAAAGCAGACACGGAAGGCAAGAGCACTTATCCAGGACGTTATGAAGACAGGTTTGCCTTTCATACGAATATTAAGAAAGGTAAAACCACTGCTGTCGGGATGGCTGAAAGCAAGGCTCTTTCAGAAGCCGTGCACCAAACCATTCTGGAAGATTTTGCTGTGGTTGGTTTTTATCTGGACCGGCATTATATTATTCATGACACGATCGGGAACTATAAAAAATATCTGGTATTCCCGGAAGAAGGGTTGAAGTTCAATCTGCTGAAAATGCTTCCGGATGCGGTATCCATTCCGTTAAATACCGCCCTTATCAAAGCCTGGAAGAACAATGAAACTGTTCTGCTCAATAATCTGCATTATGAACTGAACGGTCAGTTCATCAGCCTGGTTATAAGTGTGCGTCCCGATAAAGAAGTGCAGGGTAACACACTGGTAATGTTCAATTCAACCCCGCACATGTTCGATATTGGCGATAACAATGAGCACATGGAAGATGGTCCGAATAAGGAGCTGCTGACCAAACTCAAGCGGGAACTTAAGGAAAGCAAGTTTAATCTGCAGACAGCTATTGAAGAACTTGAAACAACAAATGAAGAACTGCAGTCCAGCAATGAAGAACTGCTCTCATCCAATGAAGAGCTGCAATCGAGCAATGAAGAGCTGCAGTCTCTGAATGAGGAACTGCACACATTAAATACCGAACATCAGCTCCGCATTCAGGAGCTGCTTGATCTCAACGACGATCTGAATAATTATTTCCGGTGCAGCGACATCGGCCAGGTGATCGTTGATAAAGACATGCTGATCCGGAAATTCAACCCTGCCGCCGCAGGGCTTATTAATATCATAGAGAGTGATGTCTCACGTTCCATTACACACCTTACGACCAATTTCCGGTACGATAATTTTGAACGCGATATCAAACAGGCGCTGTTCGAGAACAAGATCATTGAAAAAGAACTGAATCTTGAAAACGGTGTAACGCTTCTTGTACGGATCTATTCCTATATCCGCAAGAACAATATCATTGACGGTGCGCTCATCAGCTTTATTGATATCAGCGGATTTAAGAAGCTGAACAGTATTATCAATGGTGTATTCGATTCAAGCAAGAGTTCTATTCTTGCGCTTAGTGCATCCAGAAACAGGTCGGGAGAAATCTCTGAACTGTTCAGCATTACTTCCAATTCAGTTGCCAATGAGCTGTTCGGGAAAAATCTTTCGGAAGAGCACGTGCCGTTTTCTGCTGTAAGCATGCATTTGTATGAGCTGATCTACAAAGATCTGGTGCGTGTGGTTGAAACCGGGAACAGTTTTGTAACCGAGCTGGGTTTAAACGATAAATGGTTTGATGTGTCTGCTGTAAAGATGATGGACGGGCTTGCGCTTACACTGAATGATATCAGTGACCGCAAGATGATGGAAGACCAGCTGCGTAAAAGTTATGGTGAACTCTTTGCCGCAAAAGAAAATCTGAAGACACTTAATTACAATCTGGAAACACGTGTCGCTGAACGCACACGTGAGCTTGCTACGAGCGAAGAACGTTTTCGTCTGGTATCAACCGTTACAAACGATGTGGTGGTAGACTGGAACTTTATGAATAATTCGATCTGGCTGAGTGATAATTATGAACGCCTTCTGGGATATAAAAAAGATACGTTTGAACTTACACGTAAATTCTGGCTCAGTAACATTCATCCGGAAGACCGCGACCGGATCAATAAGGCCGTTAATGCCTATATCAATACATCCCAAACACACTGGGAACTTGAATACAGGTATCAGCATGCAGACGGCAGCTATAAGCTGATCAATGACAGAGGCTATCTGATGCTGGATGAACACGGAACGCCGTACCGCATGCTGAGCTCGATGCTGGACATCACGGAGATACGCGATACCAAAAAAGATCTGAAGGAAAGTGAGATGCGTCTTAGCCTGGCGCTGGACGCGTCTAATATGGCGGCATGGCACATTGATATGGATACCAGACACATTGCTTATTCAGACACGCTTGCCGTTATATTCGGGTACCCGAAAGATACAACTCTGGTATGGAGTGATCTTGTTGCGCAGATTTATCCGGAAGATATGCATTTATATCAGACAGCCAGACAGCAAATGGAAACTACAGGACTGTATGAATATGAAATACGTATTGTATGGCCCGATAACAGCATCAAATGGATTAAAACCATTGGTAAGATGTTGCTTGATTCAGATGGCAGTCAGCGGCGTATGATCGGTATCACACGCGATATTACTAAAGATAAAGAGGCATCTCTGCAGCTGGAACAAATGGTTGTAAAGCGTACCGCTGAATTGCGCAAAAAGAATGAAGATCTTTCCCAGCAGAATGAGTTTATTGAAACCATCTTTGATGCTTCTGTAAATTCGATTGCGGTTGTTAATAAGGATCTGGTAATTACTTCTGTAAATAAAGCCTGTGAAGATATCTTCCTGATCAGACGTGAAGCGGCGATCGGTCAGAAATATACCGATGTGTTCAGTCAGTCTGAGGCCGTATTTGATTATGAAAATATTCTGAGCGTATTCTCCGGACAAAGCCTGCACAACAGTGTACTGATCAACCGCGGCCCGGAGACTAAGTATCTGGACAATTATTTTATCCCGCTTGCATATAACAATATGGTTTACGGCGCATTGATCATTTCGCATGACATTACCGAGATCAATGCCGCCAACCAGAAGCTGAGCCAGATCAATAATCAGCTTATAAAATCCAACAGCGATCTGGAACAGTTTGCCTATATAGCGAGTCATGATCTGCAGGAACCGTTGCGGAAAATCCGTGTCTTTATTTCGCTGCTAAATCAGAAGCGGGCAAAAGATGATGTAGATACGTATCTGCAGAAGATCGCAGCATCAGCCGAGCGGATGTCATCGCTGATAAAAAATGTTCTGGATTTTTCGCGCTTGTCTTATGACCATAACGCGATGACAGATATAGACCTGAACAGTACGATCAGTTATCTGCTGGTTGATTTTGAACTGATCATAAAAGAAAAGGGTGCTGTGGTTCATGTCGGGAAGCTGCCGCACATCAACGGTATTGCGCATCAGATCAGTCAGCTTTTTTCAAATCTGCTGAGTAATTCACTAAAGTTCTGCGTGCAGAAACCATTGATATCCATTGAGGCAATACAGCTTACAAATAAACAGGTACGGACATTTGAACAGCTTGATCCTTCACGGAAATATATTGTTATTTCTTTTAAAGATAATGGGATCGGGTTTGAACAGAAGTATGCAGATAAGATATTCGGTTTCTTTTACCGCATGGCGCAAACAGAAATAAATTACAAAGGCAATGGAATCGGTCTGGCACTTTGTAAAAAGATTGTTGAGAACCATGGCGGGCTTATTAACGTGGAGTCTGAGATCGATAAAGGAACAACATTCAGGATCATTCTTCCGTTATTTTAG
- a CDS encoding sugar-binding protein: MKIKRQIKNSILLFILNLFAATSFAQIPLVYEVENTGASCTAPPLPAVAQLPSYAMLPDPFAWSNGSGRIASFADWSCRRNEIKREIEQYEIGVKPPKPANITATYTGGVLTVRVTENGKTLTLTSNVTMPTGTGPFPVVIGMNARTGQLPTNLFNGVIQIPFNHDQVAKYTQGDRDPSYPFFQLYPNLTSNGYYSAWAWGISRLIDGIELVQAQLNADTKRIAVTGCSYAGKMALFAGAFDERIALTIAQESGGGGVNAWRVSETIGNVEKISNTNYAWFMQSLKTNFQNGNAVKLPYDHHELMAMIAPRALLVLGNPPFEWLGDESGYVSSRAAQEVWTTLGVPERFGFSFRGGHDHCSLPSASNAEVTAFVDKFLRNSTTANTNIAVHSFPNTDYNKWIAAWKGYVLPPVNTNSPAVTVTAPATNASYAEGEPITITATATPKTGTITQVEFYQGTTLLGTDAAAPYTFTWANAPAGKYQITAKATTSASHAGTSAAITVLVTKAIFQTGTAPAIDGTVDAAWSNYTAVPITNILSGTVSSAADLSGNWKAMWDATNLYVLVQVTDDVKRNDAGTDVYNDDGVEIYFDFGNNKPMAYGANDHQYTFRWNDATAAYEINGHSVAGITKGSTNTTGGYIMEVRIPWVTIGGVPAANSLHGFDVMINDDDNGAARDKKIAWTATADDTWNNPSLMGTIVLKGLDCTPPAATITATGATTVCSGTSVTLNANAGTGFTYIWKKDDTVIAGATAASYAATTSGSYTVTVTSGACAATSTATLVTVNTAPAAPTVAATVAYCQNETAAVLTATGTGLKWYTAATGGTSTNALTPETGTAGSRNYYVSQTTNGCESARAVIAVTIHALPAATITAGSPTTFCTGGSVLLTASTGTSYVWKRGATLVGTAATYTAAESGSYTVEVTNVATCKAVSTATAVTVTTAPAAPAVAATVAYCQNETAAVLTAAGSGLKWYTAATGGTSAAALIPETGTAGSRNYYVSQTTNGCESARAVIAVTIHTLPAATITASGSTAILPGGSVLLNANTGTGFAYKWFRGTTQLSIASAYEANTAGAYTVEVTNANDCKAVSAATIVTSATNQPSVITITSPLPDATIKGAITISADISDADGAITRVEFLDGTTVIGTAAAAPYTFVWNTPGAGEHSITVRVTDQNGGVTTSAPVTITSEQITTAVQSANSIQAFVYPNPSAGEVFIETETDLSTADFTVVDVLGKEVSLSAMVTGNGATVDLSNLSVGTYVLLVRDGNSILRKKITLIK, from the coding sequence ATGAAAATAAAAAGACAAATCAAGAACAGTATCCTTTTGTTTATACTGAATCTGTTTGCCGCCACTTCATTTGCTCAGATACCGCTGGTGTATGAAGTAGAGAATACCGGTGCATCCTGTACTGCGCCTCCCTTACCGGCTGTGGCTCAGTTACCTTCCTATGCCATGCTGCCGGATCCTTTTGCCTGGTCAAACGGCAGCGGCAGAATTGCTAGCTTTGCTGACTGGTCGTGCAGAAGAAATGAGATCAAACGTGAAATTGAACAATACGAGATTGGTGTGAAACCGCCGAAACCCGCTAATATAACGGCTACTTATACCGGAGGTGTACTTACTGTGCGTGTTACTGAAAATGGCAAAACGCTTACGCTTACATCAAACGTTACTATGCCAACCGGCACGGGACCTTTCCCTGTAGTGATCGGGATGAATGCCCGCACCGGACAGCTTCCGACAAATTTATTCAATGGTGTTATACAAATACCATTCAACCACGATCAGGTTGCGAAATATACACAAGGGGACAGAGATCCATCGTATCCGTTCTTTCAGCTTTATCCCAACCTTACCAGTAACGGATATTACAGTGCATGGGCATGGGGCATAAGCCGTTTGATTGATGGTATTGAACTTGTGCAGGCACAACTGAATGCCGATACAAAACGGATTGCTGTAACAGGCTGTTCCTATGCCGGTAAAATGGCGCTGTTTGCAGGTGCGTTCGATGAACGTATTGCCTTAACAATCGCACAGGAGTCCGGCGGCGGCGGTGTTAATGCGTGGCGTGTATCCGAGACGATTGGAAACGTAGAAAAAATAAGCAATACCAATTATGCCTGGTTTATGCAAAGCCTGAAAACAAACTTTCAGAATGGCAATGCAGTAAAACTTCCGTATGATCACCATGAATTAATGGCAATGATTGCACCTCGTGCTTTATTAGTATTGGGGAATCCGCCTTTTGAATGGCTGGGAGATGAATCGGGTTATGTGTCGAGCAGAGCTGCTCAGGAAGTATGGACAACGCTTGGCGTGCCTGAACGGTTTGGATTTTCTTTCCGTGGCGGCCACGATCACTGCTCGCTGCCAAGTGCATCAAACGCAGAGGTTACAGCCTTTGTAGATAAATTCCTTCGGAATAGTACAACAGCGAATACCAATATTGCGGTACATTCTTTTCCCAATACCGATTATAATAAATGGATTGCCGCATGGAAAGGATATGTACTGCCTCCGGTAAATACTAATTCGCCGGCCGTTACGGTTACAGCTCCGGCAACAAATGCTTCTTACGCCGAAGGTGAACCGATAACAATCACTGCAACGGCAACACCAAAAACAGGGACGATCACGCAGGTAGAATTTTATCAGGGTACTACACTATTAGGAACGGATGCAGCCGCACCTTATACATTTACATGGGCCAATGCACCCGCAGGAAAATATCAGATCACGGCAAAAGCCACTACTTCTGCCAGTCATGCAGGTACTTCCGCTGCGATAACCGTTCTTGTAACCAAAGCCATTTTCCAGACAGGTACAGCGCCAGCCATTGACGGCACAGTAGATGCTGCATGGAGCAATTATACGGCTGTTCCGATCACAAATATATTGAGCGGTACGGTAAGTTCTGCCGCAGATCTTTCCGGTAACTGGAAAGCGATGTGGGATGCAACGAATTTGTATGTGCTTGTGCAGGTAACAGACGACGTGAAACGCAACGATGCCGGTACAGATGTATACAACGATGATGGGGTTGAAATCTATTTTGATTTTGGGAACAATAAACCAATGGCGTATGGCGCAAACGATCATCAGTATACGTTCCGCTGGAATGATGCTACCGCAGCGTATGAAATAAACGGACATTCCGTTGCCGGTATTACTAAAGGGAGCACCAATACAACGGGTGGATATATTATGGAAGTACGTATTCCATGGGTAACAATCGGCGGTGTACCAGCAGCAAACAGCCTGCACGGTTTTGATGTTATGATCAACGACGATGATAATGGTGCAGCCCGGGATAAAAAAATAGCCTGGACAGCTACGGCAGATGATACCTGGAACAATCCATCGCTGATGGGTACAATTGTTCTGAAAGGGCTGGATTGTACGCCTCCGGCAGCAACGATTACAGCAACAGGTGCAACAACTGTATGCAGCGGTACTTCTGTAACACTGAATGCAAATGCGGGAACAGGTTTTACTTATATATGGAAAAAAGATGATACAGTTATCGCCGGAGCAACTGCCGCTTCATATGCCGCAACCACTTCCGGTTCCTATACGGTAACGGTTACATCCGGTGCATGTGCGGCAACATCCACCGCAACGTTAGTAACGGTAAATACAGCACCTGCCGCACCTACAGTTGCCGCAACCGTTGCGTATTGCCAGAATGAAACAGCAGCGGTATTAACGGCAACAGGTACCGGATTGAAATGGTATACAGCAGCAACGGGTGGTACATCAACAAATGCACTGACACCGGAAACCGGAACTGCAGGTTCAAGGAACTATTATGTATCACAGACAACAAACGGCTGTGAAAGTGCACGGGCAGTAATTGCGGTAACCATACATGCACTGCCGGCAGCAACGATCACAGCAGGTTCACCGACAACATTTTGTACAGGCGGCTCTGTACTGCTTACAGCCAGCACAGGTACTTCCTATGTCTGGAAAAGAGGTGCAACACTGGTTGGTACGGCTGCAACATATACAGCTGCTGAATCCGGTTCATACACGGTTGAAGTTACCAATGTCGCTACCTGCAAAGCAGTATCAACGGCAACAGCAGTAACAGTAACCACCGCACCTGCCGCACCTGCAGTTGCTGCAACCGTTGCATATTGTCAGAATGAAACAGCAGCGGTATTAACGGCAGCAGGAAGCGGATTGAAATGGTATACAGCAGCAACGGGTGGTACATCAGCTGCTGCACTAATACCGGAAACAGGAACTGCAGGCTCAAGGAACTATTATGTATCACAGACAACAAACGGCTGTGAAAGTGCGCGCGCAGTAATTGCGGTAACCATACATACCTTACCTGCAGCAACGATCACGGCATCCGGTTCTACAGCCATTTTACCGGGCGGCAGCGTATTGTTGAATGCAAACACGGGTACCGGTTTCGCCTATAAATGGTTTAGAGGTACAACTCAGTTAAGTATAGCTTCAGCATACGAAGCTAATACAGCAGGTGCTTATACCGTAGAGGTTACGAATGCAAACGACTGTAAAGCTGTATCTGCAGCAACGATTGTAACGTCAGCAACGAATCAGCCTTCGGTTATTACGATTACCTCTCCATTGCCTGATGCAACGATTAAAGGTGCAATAACTATTTCGGCAGACATTTCAGACGCAGATGGTGCTATTACACGTGTCGAGTTTCTGGATGGTACTACTGTGATCGGTACAGCTGCAGCAGCGCCGTATACATTTGTCTGGAATACGCCGGGCGCAGGAGAACATTCTATAACGGTTCGGGTTACGGATCAAAATGGCGGTGTAACAACTTCAGCACCGGTAACAATAACTTCTGAACAAATTACTACTGCTGTACAATCTGCCAATAGCATTCAGGCTTTTGTATATCCGAATCCTTCTGCCGGAGAAGTGTTTATTGAAACGGAAACCGATCTTTCAACGGCTGATTTTACGGTGGTTGATGTATTGGGTAAAGAAGTATCCTTATCGGCCATGGTTACAGGAAATGGCGCAACGGTTGATCTGAGTAATTTAAGTGTAGGGACTTATGTATTACTTGTGAGAGACGGGAATTCCATTTTAAGAAAAAAAATAACACTTATAAAATAA